A stretch of the Neisseria sp. DTU_2020_1000833_1_SI_GRL_NUU_006 genome encodes the following:
- the trxB gene encoding thioredoxin-disulfide reductase produces the protein MSNHHKLIILGSGPAGYTAAVYAARANLKPVIITGVEQGGQLMTTTEVDNWPADAEGVQGPELMARFQAHAERFGTEMIFDQIHTVDLQNRPFTLKGDMGEYTCDALIVATGASAKYLGLPSEETFAGKGVSACATCDGFFYKQQDVAVVGGGNTAVEEALYLANIANTVTLIHRRDSFRAEKIMVDKLMQRVEEGKIILKLNSNLDEVLGDEGGVTGARLKHNDGTTEDIAVKGVFIAIGHKPNTDIFKGQLDMDETGYLKTKGGTGDNVGATNIEGVWAAGDVKDHTYRQAITSAASGCQAALDAERWLDRQGL, from the coding sequence ATGAGCAACCATCACAAACTCATCATCCTCGGTTCAGGCCCCGCCGGCTACACCGCCGCCGTCTATGCCGCCCGCGCAAACCTCAAGCCCGTCATCATTACCGGCGTCGAACAGGGCGGACAACTGATGACCACCACCGAAGTCGACAACTGGCCCGCCGATGCCGAAGGCGTACAAGGCCCCGAACTGATGGCGCGTTTCCAAGCCCATGCCGAACGCTTCGGCACCGAAATGATTTTTGACCAAATCCACACCGTCGATTTGCAAAACCGCCCCTTCACCCTAAAAGGCGACATGGGCGAATACACCTGCGACGCCCTGATCGTCGCCACCGGCGCATCCGCCAAATATCTGGGGCTGCCCAGCGAAGAAACCTTTGCCGGCAAAGGCGTATCCGCTTGCGCGACCTGCGACGGTTTCTTCTATAAACAGCAAGACGTAGCCGTTGTCGGAGGCGGCAATACTGCCGTAGAGGAAGCCCTTTACCTCGCCAACATCGCCAACACCGTTACCCTGATCCACCGCCGCGACAGCTTCCGCGCCGAAAAAATCATGGTGGACAAACTCATGCAGCGCGTTGAAGAAGGCAAAATCATCCTCAAGCTCAACAGCAATCTGGACGAAGTCTTGGGCGATGAAGGCGGCGTTACCGGCGCTCGTCTGAAACACAATGACGGCACTACCGAAGACATCGCCGTCAAAGGCGTTTTCATCGCCATCGGCCATAAACCCAACACTGACATTTTCAAAGGCCAGCTCGATATGGACGAAACCGGCTACCTGAAAACCAAAGGCGGTACAGGCGACAACGTCGGCGCGACCAACATCGAAGGCGTATGGGCGGCAGGCGACGTCAAAGACCATACCTACCGCCAAGCCATCACCAGCGCAGCTTCAGGCTGCCAAGCCGCACTGGATGCCGAACGCTGGCTCGACCGCCAAGGGTTGTAA
- a CDS encoding RlmE family RNA methyltransferase gives MAVRSKSSKAWLHEHVNDHYVHMAQKDGYRARAAYKLLEINEKDKLIKPGTVLADLGSAPGSWSQVAAKLVGNSGRVFALDILPMDEIEGVSFIQGDFREDEVLAKFETLLNARPLDLVICDMAPNMSGNAVTDQARSFYLCELALDFAVNHLKTGGSFLVKVFQGAGYQEYMAAMREIFGTVQTRKPEASRNRSSEIYLLGKNKR, from the coding sequence ATGGCAGTACGTTCAAAATCATCAAAAGCCTGGCTTCACGAACACGTCAACGATCATTACGTCCACATGGCGCAAAAAGACGGCTATCGCGCCCGTGCCGCATATAAACTGCTGGAAATCAACGAAAAAGACAAATTAATTAAACCCGGTACGGTTTTGGCGGATTTAGGCAGCGCGCCCGGAAGCTGGTCGCAAGTAGCGGCAAAACTGGTCGGCAATTCAGGGCGCGTGTTCGCATTGGATATCCTGCCTATGGATGAAATAGAGGGTGTTTCTTTTATTCAGGGCGATTTCAGGGAAGACGAAGTATTGGCAAAATTTGAAACCCTGCTGAATGCCCGTCCGCTAGACCTTGTAATTTGCGATATGGCACCCAATATGTCGGGTAACGCCGTAACCGACCAAGCCCGCAGCTTTTATTTATGCGAACTGGCTTTGGACTTTGCCGTCAATCATTTGAAAACGGGCGGCAGCTTTTTGGTGAAGGTATTTCAGGGAGCAGGCTATCAGGAATATATGGCAGCCATGCGCGAAATCTTCGGAACGGTGCAGACGCGCAAGCCCGAGGCATCGCGCAATCGTTCCAGTGAGATTTATTTATTAGGAAAAAATAAACGCTGA
- a CDS encoding helix-turn-helix domain-containing protein: protein MRSQQRTADHYGISRTHLRRWIRAYQEGGIGALEHPQSKTMPQHRKNPFIADKPDQEKTQAELIEELCYMRAEVAYLKELKALSQKRTEKDKAKPSKH, encoded by the coding sequence ATACGCAGCCAACAGCGTACCGCAGACCACTACGGCATTTCCCGAACCCACCTGAGACGATGGATACGCGCCTATCAAGAAGGCGGTATCGGCGCACTCGAACATCCCCAATCCAAAACCATGCCCCAACACCGCAAAAACCCCTTCATCGCCGACAAACCCGACCAAGAAAAAACGCAGGCAGAGCTTATCGAAGAGTTGTGCTATATGCGCGCAGAGGTTGCCTATCTAAAGGAGTTAAAAGCCCTCAGCCAAAAGCGGACCGAAAAGGACAAAGCCAAACCGTCCAAACACTGA
- the hemB gene encoding porphobilinogen synthase, which translates to MNFPPRYVSATRMRRMRKDDFSRRLMREHTLTADDLIYPVFVLEGSNQEEAIPSMPGVKRQSLDKLLFTAEEALKLGIPMLALFPVVTRNKTDLAEEAYNPEGLVPTVVRTLREKFPELGIMTDVALDPYTIHGQDGLTDANGYVLNDETIEVLVKQALCHADAGAQIVAPSDMMDGRILAIREALEDAGHIHTRIMAYSAKYASAFYGPFRDAVGSSGNLGKADKKTYQMDPANTDEALHEVALDIQESADMVMVKPGLPYLDVVRRVKDEFGVPTYAYQVSGEYAMLQAAIQNGWLDGEKVILESLLAFKRAGADGILTYYAVEAAKLLKK; encoded by the coding sequence ATGAACTTCCCACCGCGTTACGTTTCCGCCACCCGTATGCGCCGCATGCGCAAAGACGACTTTTCCCGCCGCCTGATGCGCGAACACACCCTGACCGCAGACGATTTGATTTACCCCGTTTTCGTACTCGAAGGCAGCAATCAGGAAGAAGCCATCCCCTCCATGCCCGGCGTAAAACGGCAAAGCCTCGACAAATTATTGTTCACCGCCGAAGAAGCCCTCAAGCTCGGTATCCCCATGCTGGCACTCTTCCCCGTCGTTACCCGAAATAAAACCGACTTGGCGGAAGAAGCCTACAACCCCGAAGGACTCGTTCCTACCGTCGTGCGCACCCTGCGCGAGAAATTCCCCGAACTCGGCATCATGACCGACGTCGCCCTCGACCCCTACACCATCCACGGGCAAGACGGGCTGACCGATGCAAACGGCTACGTCCTCAACGACGAAACCATCGAAGTTTTGGTGAAACAAGCCTTGTGCCATGCCGACGCAGGCGCGCAGATCGTCGCCCCGTCCGACATGATGGACGGCCGCATCCTCGCCATCCGCGAAGCCCTTGAAGACGCAGGACACATCCACACCCGCATCATGGCGTATTCCGCCAAATACGCTTCCGCATTTTACGGCCCGTTCCGCGATGCGGTCGGCAGTTCCGGTAATTTGGGCAAAGCCGACAAGAAAACCTACCAAATGGACCCCGCCAACACCGACGAAGCCCTGCACGAAGTCGCCCTCGACATCCAGGAAAGCGCGGATATGGTGATGGTCAAACCCGGACTGCCCTATCTTGACGTTGTCCGTCGCGTCAAAGACGAGTTCGGCGTACCGACTTACGCCTACCAGGTTTCCGGCGAATACGCCATGCTTCAAGCCGCGATTCAAAACGGCTGGTTGGACGGTGAAAAAGTCATACTCGAAAGCCTGCTCGCCTTCAAACGCGCCGGTGCCGACGGCATCTTGACCTATTACGCCGTCGAAGCAGCCAAATTACTGAAAAAATAA
- the yhbY gene encoding ribosome assembly RNA-binding protein YhbY, with the protein MTDNKLSTKEILELKARAHHLHPVVMVGQQGLTESVIKETDAALTAHELIKVRVFGDDRAERVEICNALCEAVDAQLVQHIGKLLVLWRKNLEA; encoded by the coding sequence ATGACTGACAATAAATTAAGCACCAAAGAAATTTTGGAATTGAAAGCCCGCGCCCATCACCTTCATCCTGTTGTAATGGTGGGACAGCAAGGTTTGACCGAGTCCGTTATCAAAGAAACCGATGCCGCCCTGACGGCGCATGAGTTAATCAAAGTCCGTGTATTCGGCGACGACCGCGCCGAGCGCGTTGAAATTTGCAATGCGCTGTGCGAAGCCGTCGATGCGCAACTGGTTCAGCATATCGGCAAGCTGTTGGTGTTGTGGCGTAAAAACCTAGAGGCTTGA
- a CDS encoding IS3 family transposase, with protein sequence MLYARRGCLSKGVKSPQPKADRKGQSQTVQTLRAQHPLKYLLHIAHLPKSSFYYHHQDRPDPDAADKALLVETYRRHKGRYGQRRIAAALGWNRKKAARLMKQLELKALIRAKKAYRHPAMGEISEHLLKRLFTAEKPNEKWLTDVTELKGKDGKLYLSPILDLFNREIAAYAMSRRADSEMVKEMLEKAAPRLTAKGTILHSDQGVLYRTAGYRELLAGHSMVQSMSRKANCWDNAPMESFFAVLKTECFYNAGELTVDELMKQIDDYMDYYNRERCSLKLKKPSPVAYRTRLAQSA encoded by the coding sequence GTGCTATATGCGCGCAGAGGTTGCCTATCTAAAGGAGTTAAAAGCCCTCAGCCAAAAGCGGACCGAAAAGGACAAAGCCAAACCGTCCAAACACTGAGGGCGCAACACCCGCTCAAATACCTGCTGCACATCGCACACCTGCCCAAAAGCAGCTTTTACTACCACCACCAAGACCGGCCCGACCCCGATGCAGCCGACAAAGCCCTCCTTGTCGAAACCTACCGGCGGCATAAAGGACGCTACGGGCAAAGGCGCATTGCCGCCGCATTGGGTTGGAACCGCAAAAAAGCGGCGCGGCTGATGAAGCAGTTGGAACTGAAAGCCCTCATACGGGCGAAAAAAGCCTACCGCCATCCCGCCATGGGCGAAATATCGGAACACCTCCTCAAACGTCTTTTCACAGCCGAAAAGCCCAACGAGAAATGGCTGACAGACGTGACCGAACTCAAAGGAAAGGACGGCAAACTGTACCTCTCTCCGATATTGGACCTGTTCAACCGCGAGATCGCCGCCTACGCCATGAGCCGCAGAGCCGACAGCGAAATGGTGAAGGAAATGCTCGAAAAAGCCGCACCCCGTCTGACTGCTAAAGGAACGATTCTTCATTCGGACCAAGGCGTGCTGTACCGTACGGCGGGGTATAGGGAATTGCTTGCGGGGCATTCCATGGTTCAAAGCATGTCGCGAAAGGCGAACTGTTGGGACAATGCGCCGATGGAGAGTTTCTTTGCGGTGTTGAAGACGGAGTGTTTCTATAACGCAGGTGAATTGACGGTAGATGAATTGATGAAGCAGATAGATGACTATATGGATTACTACAACCGGGAGCGTTGCAGTTTGAAATTGAAAAAGCCGAGTCCTGTCGCATACAGAACCCGGCTTGCACAGAGCGCCTGA
- a CDS encoding OFA family MFS transporter, with the protein MKFLDREATIAKPGFNRWLVPPAALAVHLAIGQIYAYSVFNAPLTKLIGITGSAAGDWKLTTVGWIFSIALAMLGASAALFGTWMERVGPRKAMFVAACCFSLGFFVSALGVGTHNLFLLYLGNGVIGGIGLGLGYIGPVSTLMKWFPDKPGMATGLAIMGFGGGAMLASPLSVSLMNAFSDDVSVGVAPTFVVLGLFYLVLMMFGAFTIRVPAEGWKPEGYIAPKTKNKLVSSNHVNVSQAMKTPQFWLLFWVLCLNVAAGIGVLGQASVMIQELFSEASVGKQAAIGAGAAAGFVSLLSLFNMGGRFLWSSVSDRIGRKNTYTIFFVLGSLLYFAIPSIGESGNKALFIIGFCVIISMYGGGFAAIPAYLKDLFGTYQVGAIHGRILLAWSTAAVIGPVLVNYIRQSQIDSGVPAAQAYGVTMYIMAGLLIVGLLCNLAVKSVHEKHHETDIKTAAHSSNPDDETAVSDAYLLQEKVAAGGFSVWWRWALVGVPLVYGVVMVFVKALGLFR; encoded by the coding sequence ATGAAATTTTTAGACCGTGAGGCGACGATTGCCAAGCCGGGTTTCAACCGTTGGCTGGTGCCGCCTGCCGCTTTGGCGGTGCATCTTGCCATCGGGCAGATTTATGCGTATTCCGTGTTTAACGCGCCGCTGACCAAGCTTATCGGCATTACCGGATCGGCAGCCGGAGATTGGAAGCTGACGACTGTGGGCTGGATTTTCAGTATCGCGCTGGCTATGTTGGGCGCGTCTGCTGCTTTGTTCGGCACTTGGATGGAGCGTGTCGGCCCACGCAAGGCGATGTTTGTCGCGGCGTGCTGTTTCAGCTTGGGCTTTTTTGTGTCGGCACTCGGCGTCGGTACGCATAATCTGTTTCTCCTCTATTTGGGCAACGGCGTGATCGGCGGCATCGGCTTGGGGCTGGGCTATATCGGTCCTGTGTCCACTTTGATGAAGTGGTTTCCCGACAAACCAGGCATGGCGACGGGTTTGGCGATTATGGGATTTGGCGGCGGTGCAATGCTTGCTTCGCCTTTGTCCGTATCATTGATGAATGCGTTTTCAGACGACGTGTCGGTCGGCGTCGCGCCGACTTTTGTCGTGTTGGGACTGTTTTACCTTGTGTTAATGATGTTCGGCGCATTCACCATCCGCGTGCCGGCGGAGGGTTGGAAACCTGAAGGCTATATCGCGCCTAAAACTAAAAACAAGTTGGTCAGCAGCAATCATGTCAATGTTTCCCAAGCGATGAAAACGCCGCAATTTTGGCTGTTGTTTTGGGTGTTGTGCCTGAATGTAGCTGCCGGTATTGGCGTTTTGGGACAGGCTTCGGTCATGATTCAGGAGCTGTTTTCAGAAGCGTCGGTCGGCAAACAAGCGGCAATCGGCGCGGGGGCGGCGGCAGGTTTCGTCAGCCTTTTGAGCCTGTTCAATATGGGCGGGCGGTTTTTGTGGTCCAGCGTTTCCGACAGAATCGGACGTAAAAATACCTACACCATCTTTTTCGTACTCGGTTCGCTGCTGTATTTTGCTATTCCGTCCATTGGCGAGAGCGGAAACAAGGCTTTGTTTATTATTGGATTCTGCGTCATCATTTCCATGTATGGCGGCGGTTTTGCCGCGATTCCGGCTTATTTGAAAGACTTGTTCGGCACTTATCAAGTCGGCGCGATTCATGGGCGTATTTTGCTGGCGTGGTCAACCGCTGCCGTTATCGGGCCGGTCTTGGTGAACTACATCCGCCAAAGCCAAATCGACAGCGGTGTTCCCGCCGCGCAGGCATACGGCGTTACCATGTATATCATGGCAGGATTATTGATTGTCGGTTTGCTGTGTAACCTTGCCGTCAAATCCGTGCATGAAAAACACCACGAAACCGACATCAAAACAGCAGCACACAGCAGCAACCCCGATGACGAAACTGCTGTTTCCGATGCCTACTTGTTGCAGGAAAAAGTTGCGGCAGGCGGTTTTTCGGTTTGGTGGCGTTGGGCTTTGGTCGGTGTCCCGCTGGTTTACGGCGTGGTGATGGTGTTCGTTAAGGCATTGGGCTTGTTCCGTTAA
- a CDS encoding YdgA family protein → MKKYLIPVAAVAVAAALGTPYYLGIKAEESLTAQQKLLQESGFLTVESHQYERGWFSATETTVIRLKPTLLQNTQKYLPDNLKTILQEPITVINHISHGPFAGDIGTQAHIETEFKYHPETEKALSRFFGKQTPVTMSNTIYFSGSGKLDLSIPAFDYEELSGIKLNWKGLSGHTDYKKDFQSYSHDYLAPSLQVKLADKGDISLENLHFQSETTSGLNKLSLGKSSTTLDKFLLQWKDNIDYNIKLNELVNLVTNLQIGAFINPTGSIPPSKIKVSKLKFETDTHEAEKFINSEGRFQFQDLTYGDEKYGPLDINIAAEHLDASGLLALKNKFAEIADKKMSEEEIQNALIQTAKNEASSLFTNNPILNVKTFKFTMPQGDVDVSGKLLFKGLATKDLNSLSDMLKKTEAGFDMAVPQKLLEQLAISQARSIFSVNPDDEANGQAGIEDVTETLRLMVDSTIRSMADEKYLTLENGTVKTKMTLQNGELKLNGKVLQSDPEPDFDETDMVSEPSHP, encoded by the coding sequence ATGAAAAAGTATCTTATTCCGGTTGCTGCCGTAGCCGTAGCAGCCGCACTTGGCACCCCCTACTACCTCGGCATCAAAGCAGAGGAAAGCCTTACCGCACAACAAAAACTCTTACAAGAATCCGGTTTTCTAACCGTAGAATCGCATCAATACGAACGTGGCTGGTTCAGCGCAACGGAAACCACCGTTATCCGCCTGAAACCTACTCTTCTTCAAAATACGCAAAAATACCTTCCCGACAACCTGAAAACCATCCTGCAAGAGCCGATTACGGTTATCAACCACATCAGCCACGGACCGTTTGCCGGCGACATAGGCACTCAGGCGCACATCGAAACCGAGTTCAAATATCACCCTGAAACCGAAAAAGCATTATCACGCTTCTTCGGCAAACAAACGCCGGTAACGATGAGCAACACCATCTATTTCAGCGGCAGCGGCAAACTGGATTTGAGTATACCCGCTTTCGATTACGAAGAGCTTTCCGGCATCAAGCTGAACTGGAAAGGTCTGAGCGGGCATACCGACTATAAAAAAGATTTCCAAAGTTATAGCCATGACTATCTGGCTCCCTCCCTTCAAGTCAAACTGGCGGACAAGGGCGACATTTCTCTGGAAAACCTACATTTCCAATCTGAAACCACAAGCGGCCTCAACAAACTGTCTTTAGGCAAAAGCAGCACTACGCTGGATAAATTCCTGCTCCAGTGGAAAGACAACATCGATTACAACATCAAGCTGAATGAATTGGTGAACTTAGTTACCAATCTACAAATCGGCGCGTTTATCAATCCGACAGGCAGCATCCCTCCGTCAAAAATCAAAGTCAGCAAACTGAAATTTGAAACCGATACTCACGAAGCGGAAAAGTTCATCAACAGCGAAGGCCGCTTCCAATTTCAAGACCTGACTTACGGCGACGAAAAATACGGCCCGTTGGACATCAATATTGCCGCCGAACACTTGGATGCCTCCGGCCTTCTTGCGCTGAAAAATAAATTTGCCGAAATTGCAGATAAAAAAATGAGCGAAGAAGAAATCCAAAACGCCTTGATACAGACCGCCAAGAACGAGGCTTCAAGCCTGTTTACCAATAATCCTATCTTAAATGTTAAGACCTTCAAATTCACGATGCCTCAAGGTGATGTCGATGTCAGTGGCAAACTGCTGTTTAAAGGTCTGGCAACAAAAGATTTGAACAGCCTCAGCGATATGCTGAAAAAAACCGAAGCCGGATTTGACATGGCGGTTCCGCAAAAACTGCTCGAACAACTGGCAATCAGTCAGGCACGCAGTATTTTCAGCGTCAATCCCGACGATGAGGCAAATGGGCAGGCAGGTATCGAAGACGTTACCGAAACCCTGCGTCTAATGGTGGACAGCACCATCCGCAGCATGGCGGACGAAAAATATCTGACGCTGGAAAACGGTACGGTCAAAACCAAGATGACTTTGCAAAACGGTGAACTGAAGCTCAACGGCAAAGTCCTTCAAAGCGATCCCGAACCGGATTTTGATGAGACGGATATGGTTTCCGAACCATCCCATCCATAA
- the thrC gene encoding threonine synthase, translating to MKYISTRGETAHKPFSEVLLMGLAPDGGLMLPERYPQVSRETLDKWRGLSYPELAFEVMSLFVTDIPADDLRDILNRTYTEAAFGSKEITPVRTLSDGIKIQALSNGPTLAFKDMAMQFLGNAFEYVLNQKGRELNILGATSGDTGSAAEYALRGKKGVNVFMLSPDGKMSAFQRAQMYSLQDENIHNIAVKGMFDDCQDIVKAVQNDAAFKEKYHIGTVNSINWGRIVAQVVYYFAGYFKATQSNDEQVSFCVPSGNFGNVCAGHIAKQMGLPIRRLIVATNENDVLDEFFKTGAYRPRNSEHTYVTSSPSMDISKASNFERFVFDLMDRDPQEINTLWAEVAAGKGFDLQFALEKVGGKYGFTSGKSTHADRLATIKQVYEQDKELIDPHTADGVKVAREVREEGETVVCLETALAAKFDATIHEAVGDVAIPRPAALEGLEKLPQRVRVVPNNAAAVKEIIRETLDK from the coding sequence ATGAAATATATCAGTACGCGCGGCGAGACGGCGCATAAACCGTTTAGCGAGGTTTTGTTGATGGGACTGGCGCCCGACGGCGGTTTGATGCTGCCGGAGCGTTATCCGCAGGTCAGCCGCGAGACTTTGGACAAGTGGCGCGGTTTGAGCTATCCGGAGCTGGCGTTTGAGGTGATGAGCCTGTTTGTTACGGATATTCCGGCGGACGATTTGCGCGATATTCTGAACCGTACTTATACGGAAGCGGCGTTCGGCTCTAAGGAAATCACGCCTGTGCGTACTTTGTCCGACGGTATCAAAATCCAAGCCCTGTCCAACGGCCCGACGCTGGCGTTCAAGGATATGGCGATGCAGTTTTTGGGCAATGCGTTTGAATATGTGTTGAACCAAAAGGGCAGGGAACTCAATATCTTGGGCGCGACCAGCGGCGATACGGGTTCGGCTGCGGAATATGCCTTGCGCGGTAAAAAGGGCGTAAATGTATTTATGCTGTCGCCCGACGGCAAGATGAGCGCGTTCCAGCGTGCGCAAATGTACAGCCTGCAAGACGAGAATATCCACAATATCGCCGTGAAGGGGATGTTTGACGATTGTCAGGATATTGTGAAGGCGGTGCAGAACGATGCCGCGTTCAAGGAAAAATACCATATCGGTACGGTCAATTCGATCAACTGGGGACGCATCGTCGCGCAAGTGGTTTATTACTTTGCGGGCTATTTCAAGGCGACGCAAAGCAATGACGAGCAGGTCAGTTTCTGCGTGCCGAGCGGCAACTTCGGCAATGTTTGCGCGGGACACATCGCCAAACAGATGGGCCTGCCTATCCGCCGCCTGATTGTCGCGACCAATGAAAACGATGTGTTGGACGAGTTTTTCAAAACTGGCGCATACCGCCCGCGCAACAGCGAGCATACTTATGTTACCTCCAGCCCGTCTATGGACATTTCCAAAGCGTCTAATTTCGAGCGTTTCGTGTTCGACCTGATGGATCGCGATCCTCAGGAAATCAACACGCTGTGGGCGGAAGTCGCGGCGGGCAAGGGCTTTGATTTGCAGTTTGCCTTGGAAAAAGTCGGCGGCAAATACGGCTTTACTTCCGGCAAATCTACCCACGCCGACCGCCTCGCCACCATCAAACAGGTTTACGAGCAAGATAAAGAACTCATCGACCCGCACACTGCCGACGGCGTAAAAGTCGCCCGCGAAGTGCGCGAAGAGGGGGAGACGGTTGTGTGTTTGGAAACCGCGTTGGCAGCGAAATTCGATGCGACCATACACGAAGCCGTCGGCGATGTCGCCATTCCGCGCCCTGCCGCGCTGGAAGGTTTGGAAAAATTGCCTCAGCGCGTCCGAGTCGTGCCGAACAATGCAGCCGCCGTCAAAGAAATCATCCGCGAAACCTTAGATAAGTAA
- the ftsH gene encoding ATP-dependent zinc metalloprotease FtsH, protein MGNTFKSILLWVVLCVGLMAAFNALTSKQENKQQIEYSQFIQQVNNGEVANVNIEGSVVSGYLIKGERTDKTSFFTNAPLDDNLVKTLLDNKVRVNVIPEEKPSMLASLFYSLLPVLLLIGAWFYFMRMQSGGGGKGGAFSFGKSRARLLDKDTNKVTFADVAGCDEAKEEVQEIVDYLKAPSRYQSLGGRVPRGILLAGSPGTGKTLLAKAIAGEAGVPFFSISGSDFVEMFVGVGASRVRDMFEQAKKNAPCIIFIDEIDAVGRQRGAGLGGGNDEREQTLNQLLVEMDGFESNQTVIVIAATNRPDVLDPALQRPGRFDRQVVVPLPDIRGREQILKVHAKKVPLDSSVDLGSLARGTPGFSGADLANLVNEAALFAGRRNKTKVDQSDFEDAKDKIYMGPERRSMVMHEDEKRATAYHEAGHAIVAESLPFTDPVHKVTIMPRGRALGLTWQLPERDRISMYKDQMLSQLSILFGGRIAEDIFVGRISTGAANDFERATQMAREMVTRYGMSDKMGVMVYSENEDEVFLGRSVTRSQNISEKTQQDIDAEVRRILDEQYQLAYKILDENRDKMETMCKALMDWETIDRDQVLEIMAGKQPSPPKDYSHNIRQDEPEQSESATEPEPLETIVEESAPIRNSEDSGNKS, encoded by the coding sequence GTGGGGAATACCTTTAAGTCAATTCTGCTCTGGGTTGTTTTGTGCGTCGGCCTGATGGCCGCATTCAACGCTCTGACCAGCAAGCAGGAAAACAAGCAGCAAATCGAATACTCTCAATTTATCCAACAGGTAAACAACGGTGAAGTAGCCAATGTCAATATCGAAGGCTCAGTCGTCAGCGGTTATCTGATTAAAGGCGAGCGTACCGATAAAACCTCTTTCTTCACCAATGCGCCTTTGGACGATAATTTGGTTAAAACGCTTTTGGACAATAAAGTCCGCGTCAACGTTATCCCCGAAGAAAAACCAAGTATGCTCGCCAGCCTGTTTTACAGCCTGTTGCCGGTATTGCTGCTGATTGGCGCATGGTTCTATTTTATGCGTATGCAGAGCGGTGGCGGCGGTAAGGGCGGCGCATTCTCTTTCGGTAAAAGCCGTGCCCGCCTTTTGGACAAAGACACCAACAAAGTTACCTTTGCCGATGTTGCCGGTTGCGATGAGGCAAAAGAGGAAGTACAGGAAATCGTTGATTACCTGAAAGCTCCAAGCCGTTATCAAAGTTTGGGCGGGCGCGTACCGCGCGGTATCTTACTGGCGGGCAGTCCGGGGACAGGTAAAACTTTGCTGGCAAAAGCCATTGCAGGCGAAGCAGGCGTACCGTTCTTCAGTATCTCAGGTTCTGACTTTGTTGAAATGTTCGTAGGGGTCGGTGCAAGCCGCGTGCGCGATATGTTTGAACAAGCGAAGAAAAACGCCCCTTGTATCATTTTTATTGACGAAATCGACGCTGTGGGCCGTCAGCGCGGTGCCGGCTTGGGCGGCGGTAACGACGAACGCGAACAAACCTTGAATCAGCTTTTAGTAGAAATGGATGGTTTTGAAAGCAACCAGACCGTTATCGTTATTGCCGCAACCAACCGTCCGGACGTATTAGACCCCGCTTTGCAACGTCCCGGCCGTTTTGACCGGCAAGTGGTGGTTCCACTACCCGATATCCGCGGTCGCGAACAGATTTTGAAAGTACACGCAAAAAAAGTGCCTTTGGATTCATCTGTTGATTTGGGTTCTTTGGCTCGAGGTACCCCCGGTTTTTCCGGTGCGGATTTGGCCAACTTGGTTAATGAAGCCGCCCTGTTTGCAGGCCGTCGGAATAAAACCAAAGTCGACCAAAGCGATTTCGAAGATGCCAAAGACAAAATCTATATGGGTCCAGAACGCCGCAGCATGGTAATGCATGAAGACGAAAAACGTGCGACTGCCTACCATGAAGCAGGTCATGCGATTGTTGCCGAAAGCCTGCCGTTTACTGATCCCGTTCATAAAGTAACCATCATGCCGCGCGGCCGTGCGCTCGGTTTGACTTGGCAGCTTCCCGAACGCGACCGTATCAGCATGTATAAAGACCAAATGCTCAGTCAGCTTTCCATCTTGTTTGGCGGCCGTATTGCCGAAGACATCTTCGTCGGCCGAATTTCGACCGGTGCTGCCAACGATTTCGAACGTGCCACGCAAATGGCGCGGGAGATGGTAACCCGTTACGGCATGAGCGATAAAATGGGCGTCATGGTTTATTCGGAAAACGAAGACGAAGTATTTTTAGGACGCAGCGTTACCCGTTCTCAAAACATTTCCGAAAAAACGCAACAAGATATTGATGCTGAAGTACGTCGTATTTTGGACGAACAATATCAGTTAGCCTACAAAATCCTTGATGAAAACCGCGATAAAATGGAAACCATGTGTAAAGCTTTAATGGATTGGGAAACCATCGATCGTGATCAAGTGTTGGAAATTATGGCAGGCAAACAACCTAGCCCGCCAAAAGATTACAGTCACAATATTCGTCAGGATGAGCCGGAACAATCCGAATCTGCAACAGAGCCTGAACCTCTGGAAACTATCGTTGAGGAATCTGCTCCGATCAGAAATTCCGAAGATTCTGGAAATAAATCATAA